The DNA window CAGCTCTCTTTCCGCTGTCGGCGCTTAACCACGCTGTTGCGGCTGACGCTCCCGCATCCTTGCGGCATGTGAGGAATCCAACCGACAAAGGCGCGAGTGGTTCCATTCTCGGGGCATCGCCAGTGAAAAACGGCGCGCCGACAGGGTGCGACTAGATTTCCTCGCCCATGGCGGCACGCAGCATTTTGCGGCCACGATTGATGCGGCTTTTGATCGTTCCGATGTCGCAACCGAGAATTTCGGCAGCGTGCGCGTAACTCTCCTCGAGCACCACCACCAGCACGATCGCTTCCCGGTAGTGGACGGGTAATTCCTCCAGGGCGGTCTCCAATTCCTTGATGCGAACCTGCCATTCCTGCTGCGCCGATACCGTGGGCTGCTGGGACGCACAATCCTCATCACCTGTCCGCTCTCTCGCCTTCTTGATGCAATTTGAGTAGAAACGGTTGCGCATGATAGTGAATAACCAGGCCCGCAGATTGGTTCCTGGCGTATAGCTGGAGATATTTTCGATCGCCCTCACCAGGGTTTCTTGAACAAGATCATCGGCATCTGTTGCATTACCGCAGAGGGAGCGTGCAAAAGCACGCATGGCGGGCAAATAGGTAAGAATATCATCGGACATCATGATGCGCTTTGAGTTTCGAGCCTATATGGAACCAGGCGAGCGGTTCAGAGGTCGGCCGCCCAGCTTGATTGGACGAAACACCCCCGACTGAATGCCGCAGATACGAAACGGTTCCGTCTCCCGCGTCGTTTGGGCCAATTTTCCTCATCGGTGGCGACGCAGATCGGGTAGCCCATCGGCCCGCATAAAGTTGATCTCCCTACGCGCGCGAGGCGCCCCGAGACCGGCAATGGACCTGCCGCAGCGGCAAGACCGATGATGGAACTATTGCCGCCTGGAGACGTTGAATAGGCGGTGCCGAGACGTGGAAAACACAGTCTCCGCATTCTCCAAAGTCGCCGGCCGGTTGCCGTCTCCCGGCTCCGTTTTACCGGCAGTGACCCCAACGTCCGAGGAGATTCCCATGAAGCTCGCCACACTTTGTATGGCCACGGTTCTCGCTTTCAGCGGCAGCGCTTTCGCCCAGACGTCCACGCCGGCCCCTTCCGATCCGGCCGCTCCGATGACGCCCAGCGAACCAGCAACGCCCGCTCCCGATCCGGCTGCTCCCACGGCGCCGAACACGTCACCGGCACAGACCACCCCCAACAGCGGTGACCTGAAGCCGGGCGCCAACAGCTTCACTGAAGCGCAGGCTCGCTCCTGGCTCGAAGACGCCGGCTACACTGATGTGACCGGACTTGTCCAGGCCGAGGATGGCATCTGGCGCGGCCATGGCCGCCGTAACGGCACAACGGTCAGCGTTGGCGTCGACTACAAGGGCACCATCAGCACGGATTGAGGCAGCGCCTCCAGACCGGACGGAACCTCATCCTGTATTCAATCCAACCAACTGGCCAACCAACTAGCCAACCAACTGGGAAGATAGCATCATGAGCACTCACACTCGACTTTACGATAACTGGTCCGAAGCCATGGTCGTGGTGGAACGACTGCGCGCAGCCCAGATTTCCAACGACGATATCTCCGTGATTTCGCCGGAGAGCGAAGATAACCGCGTCAGCGACGGCGCTGAAGCCACGGCTGCCGGTTCCGGCATCGGCGCGGTGCTGGGCGGTGGTGCCGGCGCGCTCGCCGGTGTCGGCCTACTGGCCATACCGGGCCTTGGTCCCATCGTGGCCACCGGCTGGTTCGTTTCGACGCTGGCCGGGCTCGCCGCTGGCGCGGTTGCCGGTGGCGTGGCGGGCGGCATCGTCGATGCGCTCACCAGCTCAGGCCTGTCGTCGGAAGAGGCAGAGGTCTATGCCGAAGCCATCCGTCGCGGCGGCACGATGATCACCGTCCGCGCCGAAGACAGCCAGGACGCCCTGGTCGCTCGCCTTCTCGATGAGACGCCGCCCGTCGACATCGAAGAGCGTAAACGGGCTTATCGCGAGAGCGGCTGGACGGGCTACGACCCCACCCTGACGCCGCCGGTCGATGACGTGACGCGGCGTCCGCCGCTGCTCTGATGTTCCGGATAGCACGAAGCGGTCCTTCGTAGCTCTCTGGAAAAAACGAGCGTCTGCCGCCTCTCTATCCTCTCACCGAGCTAGAGGGGCGGCATAGCTCAAGGCCATTTAGGCAAATGCGTGGATATCATTATTTAGCCGGCTCTTTATTTTCATCAAAGAGCGCCTGGCTTCGCGCGCGTTGGGAACCAAAGACAGCATAGAGCGTTGAAAGCGCGATACCTGGCTCTTTTGGAATCCCATCCTTCAGCTCTCCAATTTCCAGATCGAGAGCATCTCATGCGCCCAGATTTCTTCGCCAACGCCAATCGTCTCGACGCCATTCGTCGCGCCAACTGCCGGCGGCGCGTGTCAGTCGTAGAGGCCTTCGATCTCACCCCGCACATGCGGCGGATGATATTTGAAGACCTGGAGCCCGCCCCCAGTGAACAGGAGAAGCCAGCCGACTGGATCAAGCTGCATGTCCCGGTTTTGGGTGATGGCACAAAGCATGGCCGCGCCTATACCGTACGCGAACGCTCAGGCGGAAAGCTGGTTATCGACATGGCCCTCCATGGCGGTCTTTGCGCCAGTTGGGCACGGCGAGCCCGCCCCGGCGATCAAGCGGAAATTTCCGGGCCTCGTAAAGGGCTCAAGCTGACCTGGCCATCGGACGAGGTGTTGCTTGGGGCCGACGAAACCGGCCTTCCCGCCGTGGCCTGCATCCTCGCAAACCTGCCACGCCACACGCGCGGATCCGTCTGTCTCGAAGTTCCCGACGAAAGCGATATCCAGCCGATCGAGGCACCACCGGCCATCGCCGTAGGCTTTTTGCCCCGCAAGACGGCACCGCCCGGTCGCCTCTTGACCCAGGCGATGCGCGAGGCACGGGTATCGCGGGCCACGGCCGTCTGGGTCGCGGCGGAACGCGCCACCGCGCTGGAATTGCGCGAACACTTCGAAGCGATGCTGCCCCGGCGGAAGGTGCAAACCTCCGGTTACTGGCGCATGCCCTGCGACGAGACGGCAAAGCGCCATCGTTTCCTATAAGCACGAGGACAGAATGAGCCGCCCTACCCCTTCAGGACTGTTCGCCCGGTTCGCGTCGGCTCTTTCCGAATGGTCGGGACGACCGGTGACTTTCGCCCTCGCTCTGGCGCTCATTGTTTTCTGGGCGATCTCCGGCCCCTTCTTCGGGTTCTCCGCGATCTGGCAGCTGATCATCAACACCCTGACGAGTATCGTCACCCTGCTGCTGGTCTTCCTTCTCCAGAGTTCTCAGAACCGCGACGGCAAAGCTCTGCAAGCGAAGATCGACGAACTGATCCTCAGCTCAAAAGCGCGGAACAAATTCGTTGGCATCGAACGGCTCGACGAAGACACGCTGCAGGAGATTTGCGCCACTCTTCCCGAGCCGGACAAGGAAGAGTGTGAAGATGACGTGGTTGCGCGGGGCGCCGCCCCCGCCGCCTCCCGGTGATGCGGGATCATGCCACGCACGAAGGCAGCAAGAGCCTATTCCGATGTCGTGAGAAGGCCTGAGGCCAGGGCAAGGAAGGCATCGATGGCTTTCGGCAGTACGCCTTGTGGATCGTCGCTGGCGGCAATCCAAAGCGCAGCATTCAGAGCGGCCCCACTCAGCAGCCTTGCAGAGGCCTCCGCGTCGAGCGGCTTCAAAAGGCCCTCACCAATGAGACGCTCCATAGCTTGCTCTGTCACCTGCAGACAGCGACTCTGGCTGGGCCATTTCGAGGGATCGCCGAGTACCGCCGGCCCATCGAGAAGAACGATGCGCTGTACCTCGGGGTTGAGTGCCATCTCAATGTAGGCGACGCCCTCGGCCAACATGCCCTGCCAATCATTGCCCGCCTGCGAACCAATCTCTTGCGCGCGTAATGCCATCTCCGAGTCGATCTGATCGACGACAGCGGCCAGAAGGCCGCGTTTGTCGCCGAAGTTGTGGTAGAGCGCCCCCCGCGTCAGGCCAACGCTGGCCGTCAGCTCATCCATCGAGGCGGCCGAATACCCCTTTTCAGCGAAAGCCTTGCGCGCCGCGGCGATCAACTTGGCGCGGTTTTCTTCCATCGTCTCCAAACGCCGCTTCACCATCTCGTCGGATCCTTATTTCACATACACTCAGTATGTGAGATTGACATACGCTGCGTATGCGAGTTAGTTTCATATACGCACCGTATATCAATTGGAGCGCCGCCGGAAGCCCAGGGCTTGTCGCGGCGCTCGCCTGCCCCACCCAGACATCCAACGAGAGAGACCGACATGGCCCAACGCGACGCCGTCTTCCCAGCCAATAGACATGCCCTTTATGAAGAGCACGGCTATTCCGCCGCCATCAGATCGAGCGACCTTCTGTTCGTTTCCGGACAGGTCGGCAGTCGCCCGGATGGATCGCCCGAGTCGGATTTCCGGCGCCAGGTGGAACTGGCCTTCGAGAACCTCGGCGCGACATTGAAGGCGGCCGGCTGCACCTTCGACGATATCGTTGATGTCACGACCTTTCACACCGATCCGGAAAACCAGTTCGGGGTGATCATGGCCGTCAAACAGCAGGTTTTCAGCGAACCTCCCTATCCCAACTGGACAGCGGTTGGCGTGAACTGGCTCGCCGGCTTCGATTTCGAGATCAAGGTGATCGCGCGGATTCCCGCTGCGGGAAAGGCGTGACGCCCGGAGCTTCAAGCATATCGTGGCCGTGATGCGCCCGGCCTTCCGGGTCGCAGGACTGACCAGGAAAGAAACCCCATTGGTGGCAGACATGCTCGAATGGGTTCTTTCCTGATCCGGTTCACCCAGGCGGACCGGTTCGCCGGAAGGCACCCACTTTCTCCCGGCCCTTGCGGCCAACCGGTACTCAGGGAGTGGGACGAGTGGGATTTAGGCACATCGCCTCGGTCATGGCCGCCAGGATGAGGCCCTCAAGGGAAAAGCTCGTCCTGCTCTGTCTGGCCGATTATGCCAGCGACGAGGACGGCCAATGCTGGCCTGCCATCCGAAGCCTCTCCGCCAAGACGGAGCTTAGCGAGCGCGCCATACAGCAGAGCCTGAAAAAGCTCGCGGACATGGGGCTGATCACCATTCGGCGCCGGTCCGTCGAAGGGATGAGCCTCACCAATATCTATCGCCTGGACCTTAACGCCATCACCGCGCGTCACGCCTCGCCGTCACTGAGGAAGGACACGGCTCCCAGCCGGAAAAGGGACGGAGGACGTGCGGGGGGTGGTGCACGCCCTGCGCCAGGGGTGGTGCAGACCATGCGGGAGGGTGGTGCATATCCCGCACCCGAACCTGTCATGGAACCTGTCAATCCAGAACCTATAGCCTCCTCACTTCGTTCGGAGGTCGTCGGTTCGGCAGAACCGACACAAGCGGCCACCTCGACATCGGGACTCACATCGAAGCGATCGAAGAACGACTACCCGACCGACTTCCTGGAATTCTGGGCCGGTTACCCAACAGACCCGAACATGTCGAAAAGGGAAACCTTCAAGGCCTGGAAGCGCATCACCACTGATGAGCGGTCGCAGGCCCTCGCCGCCCTTCCCGCGTTCCGTGCTCATTGCCTGGGGGATCCGACCTATCGTCCGGTGCATGCCTGCCGATTTCTAAGCCAGCGCCGGGCCGAAGGATTTCTCGATGCATCCCGACCCGCCGGCCATGTTCCGCCCTTCGGTGACGACCGGACATTCGGCGAGATGACCGGGCCGTGGGACCTCGCCACGGTGCCGGCGACGATTGCCAATATCCTGAAGGGGAACCCGGCCACGCACTCCGATTATGTGCTCGCCAAGCGGCTGGCACCGTTCATCGGTCTATGGTTCGTGCGTCCGCTGTTCGCGCACGTCGCCGACCCGGCGCTAGATCCGGAGGCAGGGAGGCGGTGACGCGATGTATCGCTCTGCGCCTCATTAGTCGTCTTCACCGTCATTGAACATTGACGGTGGAGGGGGAGGCACGAGCGGCCAATTCCGCTCCCAAGGCTCTCGCCATTTGTCCCACTCTGCATCCGAAAAGGGGCGTCCCATTGTAATCTCTGCCGCATCACGTGGCGTCTTCGCGCCGACTGCTTTCGCCGCGTGTATAGATTCTTGAGCAACGCGATCCTTTTCCGAAAGGGGCCCTCCCGCCCATGCGTCATGACAGCCACGAATTACACTTATCCAGTTTTCCTCCACGAAAACATCATACACGTGCTGCTTTATAGCCCGCTCGCTCAAATCGGAGCCTAATGCCAATGCTCTTTCGCCACCCTTAGCAATAGCGACATACACTCTTGCGTCTAGATCGTCTTGCTTCAGACCATATACATACGCTGCAATTTGCGACGAAATACGAGCTGCATCAAGGAACTGACCGTTCCGTGAAAGCAGAAGATGAGATAAGTCTGAAGTAACCTGATTACCTCTTGGCCCGGAGAATTCTCTGAATATTTTTTCTATTAGGGGGCCTATTTTGTCACCATGACTTTTGAATTTACTTCCGATAGCGAGCAGCATCGAAGCCGTTCCGAACAGGTAACCTAGAACATAAGGATCTCGCCAAAATCGAGGAGGCTGCCCCACTCCGGCAATATCCAGGAGCGACACGAGATTGAATGTCCCCGATGAGACCTCGCGAACAAGGCGTTCATTGCCGAACCCGAACATGCGTATCCCTCCCCAGACTCGCTGTGCAACCCTAGCGGAAAGCGCATGGCAGATCACTGGCACGTTCAGTAATTTGCCCGCCTCGCCAAGATCGTGGATCGTGTCCCTTGGCGCGGCGGAAGGGATGCGAGGGAGGTGATTGAGAAGACGATTCTGGAGACCAAAAGCTGAGTCTATAGCGCACTTCGGTGTGAACGAAGCGCTTTCCTGTGCAGCCTAAGCATCTCGCGAAAGGTGGAGCAAATAGGGGAGTGGTTAGGCCCAAAGGCACCTAAGCCCTTGTCTTATAAAATATTGGTGTTGGAAAATGGTGCCTGAGGGCGGAATTGAACCACCGACACTACGATTTTCAGTCGCATGCTCTACCAACTGAGCTACTCAGGCACTAGCCGCGTTCCACTGGGCGTTTGGTGCGTTCCAACGGCGAGGCACCGGCCTTATAGATAGTCCACGCGGGCCTGTCCAGTGGGTTTGACGGGAAAAATCAATTACGCCGGCGAGATAGGGAAAGACGAGCCATTTCAATGGCAAAGCCCACCCCAGCCGAACGCGCTTTTCGACCTCGCGTGCTC is part of the Pleomorphomonas sp. PLEO genome and encodes:
- a CDS encoding sigma-70 family RNA polymerase sigma factor, with amino-acid sequence MMSDDILTYLPAMRAFARSLCGNATDADDLVQETLVRAIENISSYTPGTNLRAWLFTIMRNRFYSNCIKKARERTGDEDCASQQPTVSAQQEWQVRIKELETALEELPVHYREAIVLVVVLEESYAHAAEILGCDIGTIKSRINRGRKMLRAAMGEEI
- a CDS encoding PepSY domain-containing protein codes for the protein MKLATLCMATVLAFSGSAFAQTSTPAPSDPAAPMTPSEPATPAPDPAAPTAPNTSPAQTTPNSGDLKPGANSFTEAQARSWLEDAGYTDVTGLVQAEDGIWRGHGRRNGTTVSVGVDYKGTISTD
- a CDS encoding siderophore-interacting protein, whose amino-acid sequence is MRPDFFANANRLDAIRRANCRRRVSVVEAFDLTPHMRRMIFEDLEPAPSEQEKPADWIKLHVPVLGDGTKHGRAYTVRERSGGKLVIDMALHGGLCASWARRARPGDQAEISGPRKGLKLTWPSDEVLLGADETGLPAVACILANLPRHTRGSVCLEVPDESDIQPIEAPPAIAVGFLPRKTAPPGRLLTQAMREARVSRATAVWVAAERATALELREHFEAMLPRRKVQTSGYWRMPCDETAKRHRFL
- a CDS encoding low affinity iron permease family protein; amino-acid sequence: MSRPTPSGLFARFASALSEWSGRPVTFALALALIVFWAISGPFFGFSAIWQLIINTLTSIVTLLLVFLLQSSQNRDGKALQAKIDELILSSKARNKFVGIERLDEDTLQEICATLPEPDKEECEDDVVARGAAPAASR
- a CDS encoding TetR/AcrR family transcriptional regulator; its protein translation is MVKRRLETMEENRAKLIAAARKAFAEKGYSAASMDELTASVGLTRGALYHNFGDKRGLLAAVVDQIDSEMALRAQEIGSQAGNDWQGMLAEGVAYIEMALNPEVQRIVLLDGPAVLGDPSKWPSQSRCLQVTEQAMERLIGEGLLKPLDAEASARLLSGAALNAALWIAASDDPQGVLPKAIDAFLALASGLLTTSE
- a CDS encoding RidA family protein yields the protein MAQRDAVFPANRHALYEEHGYSAAIRSSDLLFVSGQVGSRPDGSPESDFRRQVELAFENLGATLKAAGCTFDDIVDVTTFHTDPENQFGVIMAVKQQVFSEPPYPNWTAVGVNWLAGFDFEIKVIARIPAAGKA
- a CDS encoding helix-turn-helix domain-containing protein, giving the protein MGFRHIASVMAARMRPSREKLVLLCLADYASDEDGQCWPAIRSLSAKTELSERAIQQSLKKLADMGLITIRRRSVEGMSLTNIYRLDLNAITARHASPSLRKDTAPSRKRDGGRAGGGARPAPGVVQTMREGGAYPAPEPVMEPVNPEPIASSLRSEVVGSAEPTQAATSTSGLTSKRSKNDYPTDFLEFWAGYPTDPNMSKRETFKAWKRITTDERSQALAALPAFRAHCLGDPTYRPVHACRFLSQRRAEGFLDASRPAGHVPPFGDDRTFGEMTGPWDLATVPATIANILKGNPATHSDYVLAKRLAPFIGLWFVRPLFAHVADPALDPEAGRR